A genome region from Littorina saxatilis isolate snail1 linkage group LG16, US_GU_Lsax_2.0, whole genome shotgun sequence includes the following:
- the LOC138951200 gene encoding uncharacterized protein encodes MAEGKKPRCVLRLSPVAVLLTCILLAYLPSSHGSRKECSMKSDGTLTMFNKETVTVAAPCKYRLADFTCGDYQVKVTGGSAVKEDGSYSPDTMWVKVVNTATAETVKLRTSLKRIEEYEALGVDNVWSIRQGTTEFLDFADYDPNTRSAYLYKEYLFEVMFSGEYDKVSNVLCHADNFSSPGVPVTLCGDGSTSNAILAAKTAQYGGGTTVSDEQFLRFVMLTDTTVTQSKTCVEAADELQGCANKVEAAKACDNIFGVPRVVSCITNVFTDKPLGDYYRDCVKAVCRDDDAPTAPSCSGKLRTQEAGLNVGTVD; translated from the exons ATGGCCGAGGGAAAGAAGCCACGGTGCGTGTTGAGACTCTCACCTGTGGCGGTCCTCCTGACCTGTATCCTGCTTGCATACCTTCCTTCATCACATG GCAGCAGAAAAGAATGCTCCATGAAGAGTGACGGCACCCTGACCATGTTCAACAAGGAGACGGTCACGGTGGCAGCCCCCTGCAAGTACCGTCTGGCGGACTTCACGTGCGGGGACTACCAGGTCAAGGTCACGGGCGGTAGCGCAGTGAAAGAAGATGGCAGCTATTCTCCGGACACGATGTGGGTCAAGGTCGTCAATACGGCAACGGCCGAGACTGTAAAACTCCGTACCTCACTGAAACGAATTGAGGAG TATGAAGCATTGGGAGTTGACAACGTCTGGTCGATACGACAAGGAACCACAGAGTTTCTGGACTTTGCTGATTATGATCCGAATACAAGGTCTGCATACTTGTATAAAGAATACCTCTTCGAAGTTATGTTCAGCGGCGAATACGACAAAGTTAGCAATGTCTTGTGTCACGCGGACAACTTCTCGTCTCCTGGAGTGCCGGTGACACTGTGTG GCGACGGGTCAACAAGCAACGCAATCCTGGCAGCAAAGACCGCGCAGTATGGTGGAGGGACTACCGTCAGTGACGAACAGTTCTTGCGTTTCGTCATGCTGACAGACACCACTGTCACTCAAAG CAAAACCTGCGTTGAAGCGGCCGACGAGCTCCAAGGCTGTGCCAACAAAGTGGAAGCCGCCAAGGCGTGCGATAACATATTTGGTGTGCCGAGAGTAGTCTCGTGTATTACCAACGTCTTTACCGACAAGCCCCTAGGGGACTACTACCGCGACTGCGTGAAAGCTGTGTGTCGGGATGACGACGCGCCCACTGCGCCAAGTTGCTCAGGCAAGCTCCGCACACAGGAAGCTGGACTGAACGTG GGGACAGTTGATTGA